The following is a genomic window from Staphylococcus saccharolyticus.
GTGTTAGGGTTGAAATTTGCAGTAATCGGAAATCCTATCTCTCATTCTTTATCACCATTGATGCATAATGCTAATTTTAAATCATTGGGCATAAATGACACATATGAAGCAATAAATATACCTATTGAACAATTTGATACAATTAAGGAAATCATAACAGAAAAAAATCTAGATGGTTTTAACATTACTATTCCGCACAAAGAAAGAATTTTACCTTTTTTAGATGATATAAATGAGCAATCAAAATCAGTAGGAGCAGTGAATACTGTTTTGATTAGAGATGGCAAGTGGATTGGATACAATACAGATGGAATCGGATATGTAAGTGGCTTAAATAATATATATGAAGATTTAGAAGAAACATATATATTAATTTTAGGAGCAGGCGGTGCAAGTAAAGGTATCGCAAATGAACTATCAAAGATTGTTAAGAGTAAATTAACTATCGCTAATCGTACCATGTCTCGTTTTGATAATTGGCAATTAGATATCAATAAGATTAGTTTAAATGAGGCTGAAAAACACTTAGATGAATTTGATATCATTATTAATACGACACCAACAGGAATGGATAATAATGAATGTGTGATATCGTTAGATTATTTATCTTCACACGCATTAGTAAGTGACATTATTTATATTCCGTATAAGACGCCAATTTTAATGGAAGCCGAAAAACTCGGAAATCCTATACACAATGGATTGGACATGTTTGTATATCAAGGTGCTGAAAGTTTTAAAATATGGACAGGCAAACAACCTAATATACATGTTATGAAGGAAACAGTAATTAATAAATTGAAAGGAGAAATATAATGTTATCAGGAAAACAAATGAGATATTTACGTAGTTTAGCACACAAAATTGATCCAACTTTTCATGTGGGAAAAGGCGGTATGAATGGTAATATGACTAAACAAATTAATGAAATATTAAAAAATCACGAACTTGTTAAAATACACATTTTGCAAAACAATTTTGATGATAAAAATGATTTAGCTCAAGAACTAGCTAGCGCTACTCAAAGTGAACTAGTACAAGTAATCGGGTCAATGATTGTACTATATAAAGAAGTTGAAAATAATAAAGAAATTACACTGCCATAATGTCTAAAAAGATTGTTCTATATGGCGGTCAATTCAACCCGATTCATACCGCACATATGATTGTAGCTAGTGAAGTGTATCATACTCTAAAACCTGATTTATTTTACTTTTTACCTAGTTATATGGCTCCTTTAAAAGAACATGATGAATTTTTACACTCTTCACATCGTATACACATGATTGAACTCGTAATCGAAGAGTTGGGTTTCGGAGAAATTTGTACTGCTGAACTAGAAAGAAAGGGACAAAGTTACACTTATGAAACAATGATGGAATTCAAAAGAATCCATAC
Proteins encoded in this region:
- the aroE gene encoding shikimate dehydrogenase, with product MKFAVIGNPISHSLSPLMHNANFKSLGINDTYEAINIPIEQFDTIKEIITEKNLDGFNITIPHKERILPFLDDINEQSKSVGAVNTVLIRDGKWIGYNTDGIGYVSGLNNIYEDLEETYILILGAGGASKGIANELSKIVKSKLTIANRTMSRFDNWQLDINKISLNEAEKHLDEFDIIINTTPTGMDNNECVISLDYLSSHALVSDIIYIPYKTPILMEAEKLGNPIHNGLDMFVYQGAESFKIWTGKQPNIHVMKETVINKLKGEI
- the yhbY gene encoding ribosome assembly RNA-binding protein YhbY, translating into MLSGKQMRYLRSLAHKIDPTFHVGKGGMNGNMTKQINEILKNHELVKIHILQNNFDDKNDLAQELASATQSELVQVIGSMIVLYKEVENNKEITLP
- the nadD gene encoding nicotinate (nicotinamide) nucleotide adenylyltransferase, translated to MSKKIVLYGGQFNPIHTAHMIVASEVYHTLKPDLFYFLPSYMAPLKEHDEFLHSSHRIHMIELVIEELGFGEICTAELERKGQSYTYETMMEFKRIHTNDDIFFVIGTDQYKQLDKWYNIEHLKEILTFVIVNRDIDFQEVDEDMISIKIPRVDISSTMIRKRIKNNDNIQVLVPKKVENYIKEEGFYGDK